One Maribacter sp. HTCC2170 genomic window, GCGATGCAATATACAAGTATATTGAAGCCATTCTCCTTTATAAGGAAAATCAGAATTTCCAAGCAATTTTTATGCTTGGTGAGGCAAGGCAGCTCAATAATGACCGGAATTTTTTCAATAATATACTTTTGGTTGAAGGCAATATTTATTTGAATTTGGAAAAGTACGAAAGTGCTTTAAAAAACTTCAATTCCTTAGTAGTAAACACCGACGTTTACGAAAAAGATTATTTGGCATCAAAAGCATATATAGGGCTTGCGCGAACCAATATTAAACTTAATAATTTCGAAGAGGCTTTAAGCAATGCGCAAAGTGCATTAAAATTGGCAGATGAAAATGGTTTTTATCTAGAAGTTGTTGAGGGCAACCAGCTACTCTCCAAATCCTATGAGGGCTTGGAACGTTTTGAAGAAGCTTTAGTAGCCACGCGGAATCTTTATACTGCAAAAGATTCTCTTTTCACTCTTGAAAAAATAAAAATAGAAACTAAAACGGCCGACGAAATCCATAGTGAAAATATGGCCAATGAGATCAAGCGACAGGATAAACGTATTGAAGAATTGAGCAAGTCTGCCAATAAATCTGAGATAACCGCCATATTAACTTCAGCTTTTCTTATTATAATTTCGTTGCTAGCAGTTTCCTTATACAGGAACAATCAAATAAAGCTTAAGACAAACACCCTTTTACAGACCAAAAACAGTGAATTGCAAGCCGCAAGGGATGAAGCTGTAAATGCCATGGAGGCAAAAACCAATTTCTTGTCAACGGTAAGTCATGAACTTAGAACGCCTCTTTATGCGGTCACCGGACTTACCCATTTGCTGCTGGAGGAAAACCCAAGTGAAAACCAAAAAGAACATTTAAAAGCCTTAAAATTCTCTGGAGACTATCTTTTGAATTTCATTAATGACATCTTACATATTAATAAGATTGACGCTGATAAACTAGAACCTTTGAACATGGAATTCAATCTAAAAAAGGTTTTAAAAGAGGTTATTGACTCATTACAGCAAAGCGCTAAGGAAAATAATACGGAAATCATATTGGATTATGATGATACCATTCCTTCGCATTTAATGAGTGATCCGCTAAAGCTATCCCAGATCTTCATGAACCTTATAGGGAATGCCCTAAAATTCACTAAAAATGGTGAAGTAAAGGTAGTCGCACAAATGGTACATAAGGAAGAGGAAGATGTAACATTATACTTTGAAGTATTGGACAATGGAATTGGAATTTCCAAAGAACAGCAACAAAAAATATTTGAAGGTTTTGAGCAAGGTTCCATTCAAATAAACAGAGAATATGGTGGAACAGGGCTTGGACTTACTATTGTAAAAAGTCTATTAGGTCTGTTCGATAGTCAAATAAAATTACAAAGCGACTTAGGCCAAGGTAGTTCCTTCTTTTTTGAGCTTAAATTAAAAAGTAAAGACAGCATTGTTGACGATATTCCTTTTGAGTTGACGCAAAAGGATTATACATTTAAAGGATTGCATTTGATGATTGTTGAAGACAACAAAATCAATCAGGTAATAACGAAAAAGATGCTCTCTAAAAAAGAAATTACCAGTGACATTGCAAGCAATGGCATGGCCGCGATAGATTTGGCTAAAAAGAATAAATATGATGCCATATTAATGGATATTCATATGCCCGGAATTAGTGGGGAAGAAGCCACTATTGAAATTCGAAAGTTCGATCAGATTACTCCTATTATTGCGTTAACGGCAATTTCTTTAGACGATAGTTTAGAAAGTTTCTATGCGGCTGGTTGTAATGATGTTGTAACCAAGCCGTTTAAACCAGAAGTATTCTATCAAAAAATAGGAGAAAATATCTTTGACAATAGGGAAAATGGAAGCCTCAGCTCATAACTTGTTGAAGTGACCTTTCTAAAACTGACGAACCTTCATCCAAAAAAACGTGTTTTACCGAAATATAATGTAAGTTTTCAACTTCATTATTTAACCTAACAAAATCCTTCTCAGTGGTTAAGACATGCTCCTTTGAGTTAATTAGGTCTATTTCCTGTTTCGTAAAAAAATGATGGTCTTTGTACTCTAAATGCTCAAAATCTATTCCTTTACCCGCTAAATAATCTACTAAGGCCTTGGGATTGGCAATTCCCGTTACCAATGTTATCCTCTTGCCCTTAAAATCATCTAAACTAACCGATGAATTATTTCCTAAAAGTTTCTCACTGTAATAATAATAACAAAACAACACCTGCTGGTCTTGCTTAGGGTTTAGATTTTTAATAATCTCCTCTTGAATCCTTTTATTTAAATGCACTGGGCATTTTGTTACAATGATAATATTAGCGCGTTTAGCCTCTCTTTTACTATCTCTTAAATCTCCTGTAGGTAGATACCAATCTTTTATGTACAAGTTGTCATATGATGTTAGCAGCAATGAAAATTGGGGCTGAACCTTTCTATGTTGAAAGGCATCATCAAGTAGAATAACGTCAGGTTGTATCGTTTCCTGAAGCTTACGAATCCCACGACATCTATCGGCATCAACTGCTACTGATATATTTGGAAATTTTGAATGTATTTGATAAGGCTCATCACCTATATCCTCAACTTTGCTCTCCGTCCCTGCTAAAACATAACCTTTAGATTTACGCCTATATCCCCTACTTAACACTGCTATTTTAAAAGAAGTTGAAAGATTTTCAATCAAATACTCGATCATAGGTGTTTTGCCTGTACCACCAACACTAAGGTTACCAACACAAATTGTTGGTGTTTTGAAAGATTTACTTGTAAACAAACCAGTATCGTAGAGATAATTTCTAATATGGACCACAAGGGCGTAAATCAGGGAAAAAGGAAAGGCTATTTTTCTAAGGAGTTGCATTAGAACGAAAATATAATATTTTATCTTTGGTAACATTAATAAAACCAGAAAATGATAGTAAAAGAAGTTACAGCGATATTAGAGGAACTGGCTCCTTTAGAGAATGCCGAGGGATTTGATAATGTTGGACTTTTAGTTGGCGACTACATACAAGAAGTATCGGGCATTTTGGTGACATTGGATACTTTGGAAAACGTTGTTGACGAAGCAGTAACAACTAATTGTAACCTCATTGTAAGCTTCCACCCCATTATTTTCAATGGATTAAGAAAACTCACGGGAACCACATATGTTGAGCGAGTTGTAATAAAAGCTATTCAAAACAACATTGCGATTTACAGCATGCATACGGCACTTGATAATTCCGACAAGGGTGTTAATTCTAAAATATGCGAAGTTCTGGGTGTATTGAAACCCCAAATATTGATTCCAAAAACCAATACCATCAAAAAGTTAACTACTTACGTGCCCGTAGAGTCGGCGCAAATTTTAAAAAATGCACTTTTTGAAGCAGGAGCGGGTAACATAGGAAAATATGACAATTGTAGTTTTACCAGCTTAGGAACAGGTTCGTTTAAAGCGGAGGAAGAGGCAAATCCAACGATTGGTGAAATAGGAGAAATTCATTTTGAAAAAGAAGCACAAATCAATATTACCTTTTCTGCTTCTGTTGAGAAAAAAGTAATGAATGCACTTTTCAAAAATCACCCCTATGAAGAGGTGGCGTATGAAATATTGACCTTGGAAAACAGGAATCAACATATAGGAATGGGTATGGTCGGCACATTGACAAACGCTATGAAAGAAGTTGACTTTTTACATTTGGTACAAGAAAGAATGAATGCTTCAGGAATTAGACATTCCCAATTACTTAACAAGAACATTAAGAAAGTGGCTGTTCTTGGCGGCAGTGGAGCCTTTGCGATAAAAGATGCAAAAGCTGCCGGGGCAGATATTTTTATTACTGCAGATGTAAAATATCATCAGTTTTATGAGGCAGAGGGTAAAATGATAATTGCCGATATTGGACACTTTGAAACAGAACAGTTTACAAAAAATCTTTTAGTTGATTATCTTACGAAAAAAATTCCTAATTTTGCAATCCGTTTATCGGAAAGCAAAACGAATCCAATCAAGTATTTATAAGTATGGCAAAAAAAGGTGAAGTAACCGTAGAAGAGAAGTTAAGAGCATTATATGACTTGCAATTAATTGATTCTAGGGTTGATGAGATACGCAATGTTAGAGGTGAATTACCATTAGAAGTTGAAGATTTGGAGGATGATGTTTTAGGCCTTAAAACAAGATTAGATAAGCTTAAAACTGATGTAGAGACCGTTAATTTTGAAATTACTGCTAAAAAGAATTTGATTGAAGAATCAAAAGGCTTGATTAAAAAATATACCGAGCAGCAGAAGAATGTTCGAAACAGTAGAGAATTCAACTCAATTAGTAAGGAATTGGAATTTCAAGAACTCGAAATTCAATTGGCTGAAAAAAACATAAAAGAATTCAAAGCCCAAATAGAGCAAAAGAAAGTGGTTATCTCTGAAACAAAAGAGAAGTTAAGTGAAAGAGAAGCCCATTTGAAGCACAAAAAAAGTGAATTGAATGCGATTTTGGCCGAAACTGAAAAAGAGGAAAAAGCTCTTTTGAGCAAATCAAACGAATATCAGGAACAAATTGAAGAACGATTGGTTAAGGCATATTCTAGAATTAGAAACAATGTAAAAAACGGACTTGCAGTTGTTCCTATTGAAAGAGGTGCCTCAGGTGGTTCATTCTTTACTATACCACCACAGGTTCAGGTTGAGATTGCTTCGCGCAAAAAAATCATTACTGACGAGCATAGTGGTAGAATATTGGTTGACCCTACTCTTGCAGAAGAAGAGCAACTAAAAATGGAGAAAATGTTTGCCAAGTTGTAGTCTCCAAAAAATTATAAATAAAAAAGGGTCGTCCATCAGATGGCCCTTTTTTATTTATAATGCTCTAGTTTAAGGTAACATATTCAAAATTTCCTGCTCAATTTCATCGCTGTCCCATTTTTTTTCAATATCTGGGAAATCCATAATTTGTGACATTATCTTTTCCTGTGCGTTGCCTATGGCCAAAGCTTCAGAATAAGGCCTATGTGAAAAGGTAACTCTTGAGTATAATGGCACCCACTTATCAGGATACTTTTGTGCAAACCTTTTTTCTATCTTTTTTTGCATTAAGAACTTTGGGTCGGCTGTTTTACTACTCATCTCCATAAAATTACGATAACTCAGCTCTGCAATGGCATCTGCATTTGGTTTTCGTTTTTTCTGGTATTGCTGAAAAATCGCCTCCCAATTATCGCCTTCTTCTTTAATAATTTTATTCAACACAAAAATGTCCTCAAAACCGGCATTCATTCCTTGTCCGTAAAAGGGTACAATTGCATGCGCTGAATCACCCACTAGAGCTACTTTGTCCCAATAGGTCCAAGGGTAGCATTTCATTGTTACCATTGCACTGGTGGGGTTCTTGAAAAAATCATGTGCTAGATTCTCTATTTCCTGGTCTACACTTGGGAAATGGGTTCTAAAAAAAGTCCTGGCTTCCTCATGGGTTCTAATACTTTCAAAAGAAATATCCCCTTCAAAGGGCATGAACAGAGTACAGGTAAAACTACCATCGATATTTGGCATCGCTATGAACATAAATCGACCGCGTGGCCATATATGAAATGAATTGGCATCTAACTTATGGCTGCCATCTGAATTAGCAGGAATGGTCAATTCTTTGTATCCAACATCAATAAAATCCTGTGAATAATCAAACCTGCTCCGACGTTGCATTTTATGACGAATTCTTGAAAAAGCTCCATCACAACCAAAAATCAAATCGTAAGCGTACTCCTTCCATTCCCCTTTTTCGGTTTCTCCTGTTTGCAATTTGGCTGCTGGGAGATCAACATCCCATACTTTTTCTTCAAATTTGAATTTAACACCGGCTTCTTCAGCCAAATCAATCATCTTCCGATTTAACACCCCTCTTGATATAGACCATATCGCCTCCCCTTCTTCGCCATAATGCTGAAAATACATGGGTTTACCAACTACGTGCATTGCTCGTTTATCAAGAGGTATCGCTATTTTTTTTATCTCCTCCTCTATTCCAATTTCATCCAGTGCCCTCCACCCCCTATTACTCATGGCGAGGTTAATTGAACGTCCCGAAAATTCTATTGTTCTAATATCAGGTCTTCTGTCAAAAACTGTAATGGCGTGTCCTAATTTTCTCAAGTAGATAGCTAAAAGTGAGCCCACTAAACCGGACCCCACTATAGCAATGTTTTTTGATGTTTGACTCATAACTTCTCAATTGGAAAATACCTAGGGTTAGTTTGTAAATTTAATAAATTTAACTTCACTTTTGATGATATGGAATTAGGTCTTCGAACCATTTAAACACTACTGTAATTTATCTTTTTTTGTGTTTAAAACATCTAAAATGACATTCAAATCCGTATATACTATACAATCCGCTTAGGCGTCTATATATATCCTAAAAAAAAGTCCTTCACATTAAAAATGCGAAGGACTTTTTCTCTTTCATATACTTTTAACCTATTCTAAAACTCCGTCAACGATACCGTATTCTATCGATTCTTCTGCATTCATCCAGTAATCCCTATCAAAATCTCGCATGACCGTATCAAAATCCTGTCCGCAATTATCTGCTAAAATTTGAGCACTCAATTCTTTGGTTTTGATGATTTCTTTGGCCTGAATTTCGATATTAGATGCTTGCCCTCTTGCTCCACCACTTGGTTGGTGAATCATAACTTGCGCATGTGGTTGAATAAAACGTCTTCCTTTTTTCCCCACAGAAAGCAGTATTGAACCCATTGAGGCCGCCAAACCGGTACAAATCGTTGATACAGGACTCTTTAATGATTTTATCGTATCGTACATTGCAAATCCAGAGGTTACATACCCTCCAGGACTATTAATAAAAAGCTGAATTTCTTTATTATTCTGCATATCTAAATACAGCAAGCGATCAATAACATGTTTTGCAGAATCATCATCTACCATTCCCCATAGAAACACTTTTCTTTCTTCTAATAATTTCTCATCTATTGCTTCCTGTACTTTTCCTTTTTTAGAACTCATTGCATTTTTATTTAATTATCAAAACTAAGCATTTTATTAAATATAGTTGGAATGACAAGAAACTGATTTCTATTGAAATAACATGGATTCATCTATCTTTGAAAAAAATGTACAAAATGAGATATGTCATCATACTTTTACTTTTGAGTATAATTTCGGGCTGTAAAACTGATAAAAAGAAGGAAGCCCTGGTTATTGAGAAAGAATATACCCTTTCAGAAAAAATAGCTAAT contains:
- a CDS encoding Nif3-like dinuclear metal center hexameric protein; the protein is MIVKEVTAILEELAPLENAEGFDNVGLLVGDYIQEVSGILVTLDTLENVVDEAVTTNCNLIVSFHPIIFNGLRKLTGTTYVERVVIKAIQNNIAIYSMHTALDNSDKGVNSKICEVLGVLKPQILIPKTNTIKKLTTYVPVESAQILKNALFEAGAGNIGKYDNCSFTSLGTGSFKAEEEANPTIGEIGEIHFEKEAQINITFSASVEKKVMNALFKNHPYEEVAYEILTLENRNQHIGMGMVGTLTNAMKEVDFLHLVQERMNASGIRHSQLLNKNIKKVAVLGGSGAFAIKDAKAAGADIFITADVKYHQFYEAEGKMIIADIGHFETEQFTKNLLVDYLTKKIPNFAIRLSESKTNPIKYL
- a CDS encoding ClpP family protease, translating into MSSKKGKVQEAIDEKLLEERKVFLWGMVDDDSAKHVIDRLLYLDMQNNKEIQLFINSPGGYVTSGFAMYDTIKSLKSPVSTICTGLAASMGSILLSVGKKGRRFIQPHAQVMIHQPSGGARGQASNIEIQAKEIIKTKELSAQILADNCGQDFDTVMRDFDRDYWMNAEESIEYGIVDGVLE
- a CDS encoding ATP-binding protein, producing the protein MTIVIIIWCFGFSTIAQDDPNHNNVQTYFNEARTYSNKNQIDLALSSLDKAAALAEENKDVKTLIDSYNMFALLYLKLDKVNTTKYYWDRAKVLLGEVEYPYGDAIYKYIEAILLYKENQNFQAIFMLGEARQLNNDRNFFNNILLVEGNIYLNLEKYESALKNFNSLVVNTDVYEKDYLASKAYIGLARTNIKLNNFEEALSNAQSALKLADENGFYLEVVEGNQLLSKSYEGLERFEEALVATRNLYTAKDSLFTLEKIKIETKTADEIHSENMANEIKRQDKRIEELSKSANKSEITAILTSAFLIIISLLAVSLYRNNQIKLKTNTLLQTKNSELQAARDEAVNAMEAKTNFLSTVSHELRTPLYAVTGLTHLLLEENPSENQKEHLKALKFSGDYLLNFINDILHINKIDADKLEPLNMEFNLKKVLKEVIDSLQQSAKENNTEIILDYDDTIPSHLMSDPLKLSQIFMNLIGNALKFTKNGEVKVVAQMVHKEEEDVTLYFEVLDNGIGISKEQQQKIFEGFEQGSIQINREYGGTGLGLTIVKSLLGLFDSQIKLQSDLGQGSSFFFELKLKSKDSIVDDIPFELTQKDYTFKGLHLMIVEDNKINQVITKKMLSKKEITSDIASNGMAAIDLAKKNKYDAILMDIHMPGISGEEATIEIRKFDQITPIIALTAISLDDSLESFYAAGCNDVVTKPFKPEVFYQKIGENIFDNRENGSLSS
- a CDS encoding FAD-dependent oxidoreductase yields the protein MSQTSKNIAIVGSGLVGSLLAIYLRKLGHAITVFDRRPDIRTIEFSGRSINLAMSNRGWRALDEIGIEEEIKKIAIPLDKRAMHVVGKPMYFQHYGEEGEAIWSISRGVLNRKMIDLAEEAGVKFKFEEKVWDVDLPAAKLQTGETEKGEWKEYAYDLIFGCDGAFSRIRHKMQRRSRFDYSQDFIDVGYKELTIPANSDGSHKLDANSFHIWPRGRFMFIAMPNIDGSFTCTLFMPFEGDISFESIRTHEEARTFFRTHFPSVDQEIENLAHDFFKNPTSAMVTMKCYPWTYWDKVALVGDSAHAIVPFYGQGMNAGFEDIFVLNKIIKEEGDNWEAIFQQYQKKRKPNADAIAELSYRNFMEMSSKTADPKFLMQKKIEKRFAQKYPDKWVPLYSRVTFSHRPYSEALAIGNAQEKIMSQIMDFPDIEKKWDSDEIEQEILNMLP
- the lpxK gene encoding tetraacyldisaccharide 4'-kinase, which codes for MQLLRKIAFPFSLIYALVVHIRNYLYDTGLFTSKSFKTPTICVGNLSVGGTGKTPMIEYLIENLSTSFKIAVLSRGYRRKSKGYVLAGTESKVEDIGDEPYQIHSKFPNISVAVDADRCRGIRKLQETIQPDVILLDDAFQHRKVQPQFSLLLTSYDNLYIKDWYLPTGDLRDSKREAKRANIIIVTKCPVHLNKRIQEEIIKNLNPKQDQQVLFCYYYYSEKLLGNNSSVSLDDFKGKRITLVTGIANPKALVDYLAGKGIDFEHLEYKDHHFFTKQEIDLINSKEHVLTTEKDFVRLNNEVENLHYISVKHVFLDEGSSVLERSLQQVMS
- a CDS encoding zinc ribbon domain-containing protein, with the protein product MAKKGEVTVEEKLRALYDLQLIDSRVDEIRNVRGELPLEVEDLEDDVLGLKTRLDKLKTDVETVNFEITAKKNLIEESKGLIKKYTEQQKNVRNSREFNSISKELEFQELEIQLAEKNIKEFKAQIEQKKVVISETKEKLSEREAHLKHKKSELNAILAETEKEEKALLSKSNEYQEQIEERLVKAYSRIRNNVKNGLAVVPIERGASGGSFFTIPPQVQVEIASRKKIITDEHSGRILVDPTLAEEEQLKMEKMFAKL